One window of Diabrotica undecimpunctata isolate CICGRU chromosome 8, icDiaUnde3, whole genome shotgun sequence genomic DNA carries:
- the LOC140448664 gene encoding uncharacterized protein isoform X1, with translation MEIKLLPCPVCCKPHFDDVDALRTTLVKVATNLVSCPVCAETLLGLDKLTIHLFSHISNHTQSRPDIEEVLQQEIDTKIETESNNVPEEPVHCDICNFSFTDQHILDIHQKLLHQTPPDVKTGTYSYHCHLCSKKFKMRGSLMVHLRVAHYGFIRKESAEQTEQYTKKTENADGEEFIEVVSEKSAQKFQDNKQWECDVCSKLFTTKYFLKKHKRLHTGEMPYCCTLCNKSFTFQQSYHKHMLYHSSEKPHVCSECGRAFKELSTLQNHARIHSGERPFICETCGKSFRQRVSYLVHRRIHTGVMPYKCPTCDKSFRYKVSQKSHKCLLHSPVVVDATDQQTSSTSQSSSKCVMNVDLDTGNIDVVIQEPEAHQMETVVGTESSVQKKSILLNGNERIEITYNTADLGSNIIDNKERTVQKTGDTQADELEKLIYTVPEKALFSPTMALLPEVESLYLNSSPTNNLQMQEMPDREETINDMREKCLEELLKSIE, from the exons atggaaatcaAATTGTTGCCGTGTCCAGTGTGTTGTAAGCCTCATTTTGACGACGTAGATGCCCTAAGAACTACTTTAGTGAAAGTGGCTACGAATTTAGTATCATGTCCGGTATGTGCCGAAACCCTTTTAGGCCTAGATAAACTTACTATACACCTGTTCAGTCATATTAGCAACCACACGCAGTCTCGGCCTGATATAGAGGAAGTTTTGCAGCAGGAGATTGATACCAAAATCGAAACTGAGTCAAACAACGTTCCAGAAGAACCAGTACATTGTGACATATGTAATTTCTCGTTCACGGACCAACATATCCTGGATATACATCAAAAACTATTACATCAAACTCCTCCTGATGTAAAAACTGGTACGTACAGCTATCATTGTCACTTGTGCAGCAAGAAGTTCAAGATGAGAGGTAGCTTGATGGTGCATTTAAGGGTCGCTCATTACGGTTTCATCCGCAAAGAATCTGCTGAGCAAACTGAACAATATACGAAGAAGACAGAAAATGCCGATGGTGAAGAATTTATAGAGGTGGTTAGTGAAAAGAGTGCTCAAAAGTTTCAAGACAATAAACAATGGGAATGTGATGTGTGTTCCAAGTTGTTCACtactaaatattttttgaaaaaacacaAAAGATTGCATACAG GAGAGATGCCGTACTGTTGTACATTGTGCAACAAATCTTTCACTTTCCAACAGTCCTACCATAAACATATGCTGTACCATTCATCGGAAAAACCACACGTATGTAGCGAATGTGGACGGGCCTTCAAAGAGCTCTCAACGTTACAGAATCACGCCAGAATACATTCCGGAGAAAGACCATTTATATGCGAAACATGTG GCAAAAGTTTCAGACAAAGAGTGTCTTATTTAGTTCACaggagaatacacactggagtgATGCCTTACAAATGCCCCACGTGTGATAAAAGCTTCAGGTATAAAGTCAGCCAAAAATCCCATAAATGCCTCTTGCATTCTCCCGTTGTTGTTGACGCTACAGACCAAcaaacctcttctacctcacAATCAAGCTCTAAGTGTGTAATGAACGTCGATTTGGATACTGGTAATATAGATGTAGTAATACAGGAACCAGAAGCTCACCAGATGGAAACTGTAGTGGGTACTGAATCTTCCGTGCAGAAGAAATCAATATTATTGAACGGTAATGAACGGATAGAGATTACTTATAATACTGCAGATTTAGGGAGCAATATTATTGATAATAAAGAAAGAACTGTGCAGAAGACCGGTGATACACAAG cagacGAATTGGAGAAACTGATCTACACAGTTCCAGAAAAAGCATTATTTTCCCCAACCATGGCGCTACTTCCTGAAGTCGAGTCCTTATATCTAAACAGTTCTCCAACGAACAATCTTCAAATGCAAGAAATGCCAGACAGAGAAGAAACTATCAACGATATGAGGGAGAAGTGCCTCGAAGAGTTATTAAAATCTATAGAATAA
- the LOC140448664 gene encoding uncharacterized protein isoform X2 produces MEIKLLPCPVCCKPHFDDVDALRTTLVKVATNLVSCPVCAETLLGLDKLTIHLFSHISNHTQSRPDIEEVLQQEIDTKIETESNNVPEEPVHCDICNFSFTDQHILDIHQKLLHQTPPDVKTGTYSYHCHLCSKKFKMRGSLMVHLRVAHYGFIRKESAEQTEQYTKKTENADGEEFIEVVSEKSAQKFQDNKQWECDVCSKLFTTKYFLKKHKRLHTGEMPYCCTLCNKSFTFQQSYHKHMLYHSSEKPHVCSECGRAFKELSTLQNHARIHSGERPFICETCGKSFRQRVSYLVHRRIHTGVMPYKCPTCDKSFRYKVSQKSHKCLLHSPVVVDATDQQTSSTSQSSSKCVMNVDLDTGNIDVVIQEPEAHQMETVVGTESSVQKKSILLNGNERIEITYNTADLGSNIIDNKERTVQKTGDTQDELEKLIYTVPEKALFSPTMALLPEVESLYLNSSPTNNLQMQEMPDREETINDMREKCLEELLKSIE; encoded by the exons atggaaatcaAATTGTTGCCGTGTCCAGTGTGTTGTAAGCCTCATTTTGACGACGTAGATGCCCTAAGAACTACTTTAGTGAAAGTGGCTACGAATTTAGTATCATGTCCGGTATGTGCCGAAACCCTTTTAGGCCTAGATAAACTTACTATACACCTGTTCAGTCATATTAGCAACCACACGCAGTCTCGGCCTGATATAGAGGAAGTTTTGCAGCAGGAGATTGATACCAAAATCGAAACTGAGTCAAACAACGTTCCAGAAGAACCAGTACATTGTGACATATGTAATTTCTCGTTCACGGACCAACATATCCTGGATATACATCAAAAACTATTACATCAAACTCCTCCTGATGTAAAAACTGGTACGTACAGCTATCATTGTCACTTGTGCAGCAAGAAGTTCAAGATGAGAGGTAGCTTGATGGTGCATTTAAGGGTCGCTCATTACGGTTTCATCCGCAAAGAATCTGCTGAGCAAACTGAACAATATACGAAGAAGACAGAAAATGCCGATGGTGAAGAATTTATAGAGGTGGTTAGTGAAAAGAGTGCTCAAAAGTTTCAAGACAATAAACAATGGGAATGTGATGTGTGTTCCAAGTTGTTCACtactaaatattttttgaaaaaacacaAAAGATTGCATACAG GAGAGATGCCGTACTGTTGTACATTGTGCAACAAATCTTTCACTTTCCAACAGTCCTACCATAAACATATGCTGTACCATTCATCGGAAAAACCACACGTATGTAGCGAATGTGGACGGGCCTTCAAAGAGCTCTCAACGTTACAGAATCACGCCAGAATACATTCCGGAGAAAGACCATTTATATGCGAAACATGTG GCAAAAGTTTCAGACAAAGAGTGTCTTATTTAGTTCACaggagaatacacactggagtgATGCCTTACAAATGCCCCACGTGTGATAAAAGCTTCAGGTATAAAGTCAGCCAAAAATCCCATAAATGCCTCTTGCATTCTCCCGTTGTTGTTGACGCTACAGACCAAcaaacctcttctacctcacAATCAAGCTCTAAGTGTGTAATGAACGTCGATTTGGATACTGGTAATATAGATGTAGTAATACAGGAACCAGAAGCTCACCAGATGGAAACTGTAGTGGGTACTGAATCTTCCGTGCAGAAGAAATCAATATTATTGAACGGTAATGAACGGATAGAGATTACTTATAATACTGCAGATTTAGGGAGCAATATTATTGATAATAAAGAAAGAACTGTGCAGAAGACCGGTGATACACAAG acGAATTGGAGAAACTGATCTACACAGTTCCAGAAAAAGCATTATTTTCCCCAACCATGGCGCTACTTCCTGAAGTCGAGTCCTTATATCTAAACAGTTCTCCAACGAACAATCTTCAAATGCAAGAAATGCCAGACAGAGAAGAAACTATCAACGATATGAGGGAGAAGTGCCTCGAAGAGTTATTAAAATCTATAGAATAA